In a genomic window of Rhinolophus ferrumequinum isolate MPI-CBG mRhiFer1 chromosome 2, mRhiFer1_v1.p, whole genome shotgun sequence:
- the LOC117033023 gene encoding keratin-associated protein 21-1-like, with protein MCGNYYGNSCGGCGYGSGHGCGYGSGYGCGYGSGHGCGYGSGYGCGYGSGHGCGYGSGYGCGYGSGYGCGYGSGCGFYGYRPLCYRRCYSTCC; from the exons ATGTGTGGCAACTACTACGGCAATTCCTGTGG TGGCTGTGGCTATGGATCCGGACATGGCTGTGGCTATGGATCCGGATATGGCTGTGGCTATGGATCCGGACATGGCTGTGGCTATGGATCCGGATATGGCTGTGGCTATGGATCCGGACATGGCTGTGGTTATGGATCCGGATATGGCTGTGGTTATGGATCTGGATATGGCTGTGGATATGGCTCTGGCTGTGGTTTTTATGGCTACCGGCCACTGTGCTATAGAAGATGTTACTCTACTTGCTGCTAG